The Bdellovibrio bacteriovorus W nucleotide sequence AAAAATGGTTCGTCCCAAATACCCCAAGTCCCGTCATCATCGGCGCTATTGGCATATTCGTTGGCACCAAAATAGTTCTCTACTCCGACTGAAGGCATGAAAGCATCAAAGTGCATAGTTCCATTTCTTCCACCGTGGAAAAAACTCGTATGATAGCCCTTTAAAAGTAACTGATTTCCTAATCCAATAAAGTGATTCGAAGTGTATTGAGAAGAAATAAAAGGCTCTTGCATCAAGGCCGGAATGCCACTCAAGATCGCGGCAATTCCCTCGATAGATCTACGACCATTGGCAAACGCGTGAGGAAAGTCCAAGGACTTTTTACGAAGCTCATCTAAGAACGGAGTGAATGATTTTCCATTCTGCTGACCAAAGTACTCAGAACCGAAGCTCTCTAAGATTATGATGATCACGTTGCTTTTCTCTTGGCGATCTGAAGCTTGAAGCACAGACCCCGTCCCCGCGCCATTCAGCCAACTGAGCATCTCTTTTTCATCTTGAAAATACTTAGCTTGTGGAAGTTCTTTGGCTCCGTAGCTTTTGATAAATGTGAAGCTCGTATTTAAAACCAAGTTATTCATCATCGGGGCCGCAAAAAGATTGGCGTTTACAAAGCTCAAAGGTTTTCCCTGCAAGCCGCCGCGGATTCCAATCACGGCTACCACAAGGGCTAAAAAGCTCAAGCCTAGATGAACTCCCCACTGGCGAAGCTCTAGATGCCGAAGACTCCATGACATTTTATTGCGATACAAAATGCGATAGGCCCCATACAAAAACGCGCTCACTAAAAAAGTATTGATCGCAAAAAGATGCCAGTAGGTCGCAACAAACTGAGAAAGCTTTCCAGAGAGTTCTTTCGTCAAAAACAGGCTGTCATAGGTAAAGCGACGGCCCACAAAGTTAATAAACTCACTATCCACCAGATTCAGGATGTAAAGAGGAGTTTGTAAAACAACAACACCAACGAAGCTTATAAAAGCCCAGGTTCGTTGCAGGCGATAGGGCCATGGAATCAAAGCTAATAGAATCAAAGGGGCTAAAAGGGCTAAAATCGCAGAAATATCAAAGCGCATCCCCGCCACAAAAGCCGTCAGAACGTCCCTCAACGTTTGCGAACTCAACTGCGAAAAGTTCCATAAAAAGAACTCTAAACGCGCAAAGAAATAAAATAGCAAGCTCCACAGCAAGAGCTGAAAGATTCTTATAATTCTAGAGGCTGGTCCCGACATGGGGCCCATCATATAGCGACATTTAGCGTCATTCAAGATTTGCTGCTACTGACTTCGGCGTTTTGCGGTGATAACTTGCCCCCATGACACCAGAACAAATGAAAGCTCGCCTTGAGCAAACTTACACAGACGCAAAAATTGAGGTTTATGACCTTACAGGAACTCAAGATCACTATGAGGTTTTTGTAGAAAGTGATATCTTTGCCGATATGACTCGTATCCAGCAGCATCAACACGTAATGGGATGCTTTGGTCCAGAATTAAAGACTGGCGAGGTTCATGCGCTCTCAATTAAGACTAAGATTAAATCCTAAATAAAGGGTGATTACGATGGCATCAGTAAATGAAAGAATCGAAGCAATTTTAAACGATAACAAAA carries:
- a CDS encoding putative sulfatase (COG1368 Phosphoglycerol transferase and related proteins, alkaline phosphatase superfamily) encodes the protein MSGPASRIIRIFQLLLWSLLFYFFARLEFFLWNFSQLSSQTLRDVLTAFVAGMRFDISAILALLAPLILLALIPWPYRLQRTWAFISFVGVVVLQTPLYILNLVDSEFINFVGRRFTYDSLFLTKELSGKLSQFVATYWHLFAINTFLVSAFLYGAYRILYRNKMSWSLRHLELRQWGVHLGLSFLALVVAVIGIRGGLQGKPLSFVNANLFAAPMMNNLVLNTSFTFIKSYGAKELPQAKYFQDEKEMLSWLNGAGTGSVLQASDRQEKSNVIIIILESFGSEYFGQQNGKSFTPFLDELRKKSLDFPHAFANGRRSIEGIAAILSGIPALMQEPFISSQYTSNHFIGLGNQLLLKGYHTSFFHGGRNGTMHFDAFMPSVGVENYFGANEYANSADDDGTWGIWDEPFLQWMLQQLATFKEPFFSTVFTLSSHHPFKVPEVYKNDFSEGEIPILKTISYSDMALKKFFAEAEKQSWYENTLFVITADHTSLHYRKEYENEWGNYSVPLLFFHPRKKLPETTLGQVVQHIDIPSSIYDFLNLEELEKSFLGSSVFQAGDKVAVNFIDGRYVLFASDLQLYWWPHEESPRVYAMTDHGLKNELKIEGQTLDQKKRVEVLFNKMKAVVQYYNSGIMENRLFYPLEPVKK
- a CDS encoding hypothetical protein (COG0271 Stress-induced morphogen (activity unknown)), translating into MTPEQMKARLEQTYTDAKIEVYDLTGTQDHYEVFVESDIFADMTRIQQHQHVMGCFGPELKTGEVHALSIKTKIKS